Part of the Natronobacterium gregoryi SP2 genome, CGTTCCAGTCGATACGAGAGTACGCCAGTCGACGGGAGGTCGACGTCATCGTCATGGGGACGAAAGGTCGAGCGGAACTCGACAGGGTTCTCCTCGGCGGCGTGACCGAGAACGTCCTCCGGACGGCACGGACGCCCGTACTCGCGGTTCCACCGAACGCCGACGAGCCCGCGATCGCCGACGTCCCGTTCGATCGACTCCTCTTGCCCACGGACGGCAGCGACGGTGCGGCGATCGCGACCGAGTGGGGCATCGAACTCGCGAGTCGGCTCGAGTCGTCGATACACGCACTCTACTCGATCGATACGGCCCCGCTCGACGACGAGCGGCCGACCGACGACCTCCTCGAGGCCCTCGAGCAAAGGGGCAAAGAGGCACTCGACGCGGTTCGAGGGCGCGGCGAGGACGCTGGAGTGAGTGTCTCGGGATCGACCGTGACCGGCTCTCCGGTGCGGGAGATCCCTGCCTACGCGACCGAGAACGACGTCGACTTGATCGTCATGGGAACCCACGGCCGGACGGGGATCGGCCAGTGGTTCCTCGGGAGCGTGACCGAAAACGTCGTTCGCCAGGCAGACGTGCCAGTGTTTTGCGTGCCGGTCAGCGCCGAGCATCCGTGACGGCGCTTTCCGACACTGCCACTCTCCTATCGGTCACTGGCTACGGCGAGTTCCAGGACAAAACTCGAGGAAGAGACGATGTCCCCGAT contains:
- a CDS encoding universal stress protein gives rise to the protein MSRFIETILIPTDGSDGALAGARRGIALASQIDADVHVLSIVDSRFQAADLDELTLPSFEENAEKAVEEIARLATDHDAERDVTTAVRTGTPFQSIREYASRREVDVIVMGTKGRAELDRVLLGGVTENVLRTARTPVLAVPPNADEPAIADVPFDRLLLPTDGSDGAAIATEWGIELASRLESSIHALYSIDTAPLDDERPTDDLLEALEQRGKEALDAVRGRGEDAGVSVSGSTVTGSPVREIPAYATENDVDLIVMGTHGRTGIGQWFLGSVTENVVRQADVPVFCVPVSAEHP